A genomic segment from Frateuria edaphi encodes:
- a CDS encoding glycosyltransferase family 4 protein — protein MKFVFYANTDWYLYNFRLSTAQRLQADGHDVVMLSPPGPFGGRFAARGFRWITLPMDRASLNPLREAVTLRHLVRILRREKPDLLHNFTVKCAVYGGAAARMAGVPATVNAVAGMGYVFTSNDLKARCLRPMVQALMRGTLDHRRSLLILQNPDDAEIFRRSRLVARDRIHVIRSSGVDTSRFRPSSMSGRDGRLRVLLAARLLWEKGIGEYVEAARQLKAQGRDIEFVLAGAPDPGNPRSVSDEQVGRWAAEGVITWLGHVEDMPALLSTIDVMALPSYYREGVPKSLIEGAAAGLALITTDQPGCREVVTRHGMDGLVVPPRNAAALAALVARLDDDRELLARLGAKAREKAIGEFDERAVIQRTLDVYERLLGTDMPGGSLAGSAS, from the coding sequence ATGAAATTCGTCTTCTACGCCAACACCGACTGGTATCTGTACAACTTCCGCCTGTCGACCGCGCAACGGTTGCAGGCCGATGGCCACGACGTGGTGATGCTCTCCCCGCCCGGCCCGTTCGGCGGGCGCTTTGCCGCGCGCGGCTTCCGCTGGATCACGCTGCCGATGGACCGCGCGAGCCTCAACCCGCTTCGCGAGGCAGTGACGCTGCGCCACCTGGTGCGCATCCTGCGCCGCGAGAAGCCGGACCTCCTGCACAACTTCACGGTCAAGTGCGCCGTCTATGGCGGCGCCGCGGCGCGCATGGCCGGCGTGCCGGCCACCGTCAACGCGGTAGCCGGCATGGGCTACGTGTTCACCAGCAACGATCTGAAGGCACGCTGCCTGCGGCCGATGGTGCAGGCCTTGATGCGCGGTACGCTCGACCATCGCCGCTCGCTGCTGATCCTGCAGAACCCGGACGACGCGGAGATCTTCCGCCGCTCGCGGCTGGTGGCGCGCGATCGCATCCACGTGATCCGCAGTTCCGGCGTGGACACCTCGCGCTTCCGTCCCAGTTCGATGTCCGGCCGCGATGGACGCCTGCGCGTGCTGCTGGCCGCGCGCCTGCTGTGGGAGAAGGGCATCGGCGAGTACGTCGAGGCCGCCCGTCAGCTCAAGGCGCAGGGCCGCGACATCGAGTTCGTGCTGGCCGGCGCGCCCGACCCGGGCAACCCGCGCTCGGTGAGCGACGAGCAGGTGGGACGCTGGGCCGCGGAAGGCGTGATCACGTGGCTTGGCCACGTCGAGGACATGCCCGCGCTGCTTTCCACCATCGACGTGATGGCGCTGCCCAGCTATTACCGCGAAGGCGTGCCCAAGAGCCTGATCGAAGGCGCCGCGGCGGGACTGGCGCTGATCACCACCGACCAGCCCGGTTGCCGCGAGGTGGTCACGCGGCACGGCATGGACGGTCTGGTGGTGCCGCCGCGCAACGCCGCGGCGCTGGCCGCGCTCGTCGCGCGGCTGGACGACGACCGCGAATTGCTGGCGCGCCTGGGCGCGAAGGCGCGCGAGAAGGCGATCGGCGAGTTCGACGAGCGCGCGGTGATCCAGCGCACGCTGGACGTCTACGAGCGCCTGCTGGGCACGGACATGCCCGGCGGTTCGCTGGCCGGCTCGGCCTCGTAG
- a CDS encoding right-handed parallel beta-helix repeat-containing protein, with the protein MMNLHDTQSSAKKTAKRSLFAKPLVIAASLALSAVALPAAAASWWDATPNISIGSRTVNVKNFGARGNGTHNDTAAIQKAIDSLPSSGGTVFVPAGRYMIDATKALKLHSHTRLKLDPSAELRVIPNGASRYWVVKVHNANNVEIVGGKMTGDRARHKGTRGEWGYGINISGSDHVLVRNVHLSEFWGDGMWIGALGRNGSLDRSNYVTLNNVTSSHNRRQGLSIGPAQHVYIVNSTFKDTKGTLPEAGIDFEPQEQGPADTIRLENNLISGNNGNGIEMHAHVSQVTFAGNTFSGNRGFGLMSINAHHMQLNGNHATKNGLAGLRMSAKTHNVTISNNKLQYNSTRYMSATSAGGGTSRDIQIGKKTYSISQSNNTLSPKRK; encoded by the coding sequence ATGATGAATTTGCACGACACCCAGTCCTCCGCGAAGAAGACCGCCAAGCGCTCGCTGTTTGCCAAGCCCCTGGTGATCGCCGCTTCGCTGGCACTGTCTGCCGTGGCACTTCCTGCTGCTGCTGCTTCCTGGTGGGACGCCACCCCCAATATCTCGATCGGTTCGCGCACCGTCAACGTCAAGAACTTCGGCGCCCGCGGCAACGGTACGCACAACGACACGGCCGCCATCCAGAAGGCGATCGATTCGCTGCCCAGCAGCGGCGGCACCGTCTTCGTTCCGGCCGGCCGCTACATGATCGACGCCACCAAGGCGCTCAAGCTGCATTCGCATACGCGGCTGAAGCTCGACCCGAGCGCAGAACTTCGCGTGATCCCCAACGGCGCCAGCCGCTACTGGGTGGTCAAGGTGCACAACGCCAACAACGTCGAGATCGTCGGCGGCAAGATGACCGGCGACCGCGCCCGCCACAAGGGCACGCGCGGCGAGTGGGGCTACGGCATCAACATCTCCGGCTCCGATCATGTGCTGGTGCGCAACGTGCACCTGTCCGAGTTCTGGGGCGACGGCATGTGGATCGGTGCCCTGGGTCGCAACGGCAGCCTGGACCGCTCCAACTACGTGACGCTCAACAACGTGACGTCCTCGCACAACCGCCGCCAGGGCCTGTCGATCGGTCCGGCGCAGCACGTCTACATCGTCAACAGCACCTTCAAGGACACCAAGGGCACGCTGCCGGAGGCCGGCATCGACTTCGAGCCGCAGGAACAAGGCCCGGCCGACACCATCCGCCTCGAGAACAACCTGATCTCGGGCAACAACGGCAACGGCATCGAGATGCATGCCCACGTTTCCCAGGTGACGTTCGCAGGCAACACGTTCAGCGGCAACCGCGGCTTCGGCCTGATGTCGATCAACGCGCACCACATGCAGCTCAATGGCAACCACGCCACGAAGAACGGCCTGGCGGGCCTGCGCATGAGCGCCAAGACCCACAACGTGACGATCAGCAACAACAAGCTCCAGTACAACAGCACCCGCTACATGTCGGCGACGAGCGCCGGCGGCGGCACCAGCCGCGACATCCAGATCGGCAAGAAGACCTATTCGATCAGCCAGTCCAACAACACCCTTTCGCCCAAGCGGAAGTAA
- a CDS encoding right-handed parallel beta-helix repeat-containing protein — translation MKKHLMIAIASLTLSAVALPAAASNWWDATPNISIGSASVNVKNKGALGNGSHDDTAAIQSAINSLPSSGGTVVVPAGRYMINALKPLTLHSHTRLQLDPDAELKVIPNSASRYWVVKAFKVNNVEIVGGKMTGDRANHKGNTGEWGYGINISGSSNVLVRNVVLSEFWGDGMWIGAVKANGNLTRSNYVTVNNVTSSHNRRQGLSIGPSQHVYIVNSTFKNTQGTLPEAGLDIEPQDQGPADTIRLENNTFSGNAGNGIELHYNVSNVTITGNTLSGNDGFGSLAIGPGQLHVSNNYATRNGLAGVGMSGQTHNSSVSNNKLQYNSTHYMSPSSSGGADSRDIQIGKKTSSISVSGNQLTPNG, via the coding sequence ATGAAAAAGCACTTGATGATCGCTATCGCTTCGCTGACGCTGTCTGCCGTGGCACTCCCCGCTGCCGCTTCCAACTGGTGGGACGCGACGCCGAACATTTCGATCGGCTCGGCGTCCGTCAACGTCAAGAACAAGGGCGCGCTGGGCAACGGTTCGCATGACGACACCGCTGCCATCCAGTCCGCCATCAACTCGCTTCCGAGCAGCGGCGGCACGGTCGTCGTCCCGGCCGGCCGCTACATGATCAACGCGCTCAAGCCGCTCACCCTGCATTCGCACACGCGCCTGCAGCTGGACCCGGACGCCGAGCTCAAAGTGATCCCCAACAGCGCCAGCCGCTACTGGGTGGTCAAGGCCTTCAAGGTCAACAACGTCGAGATCGTCGGCGGCAAGATGACCGGCGACCGTGCCAACCACAAGGGCAACACCGGCGAGTGGGGCTATGGCATCAACATCTCCGGCTCTTCCAACGTGCTCGTGCGCAACGTGGTGCTTTCGGAGTTCTGGGGCGACGGCATGTGGATCGGCGCCGTCAAGGCGAACGGCAACCTGACCCGCTCCAACTACGTGACGGTCAACAACGTCACCTCCTCGCACAATCGCCGCCAGGGCCTGTCGATCGGGCCGTCCCAGCACGTCTACATCGTCAACAGCACCTTCAAGAACACCCAGGGCACGCTGCCCGAGGCCGGCCTGGACATCGAGCCGCAGGACCAGGGCCCGGCTGACACCATCCGCCTGGAGAACAACACCTTCTCCGGCAACGCCGGCAACGGCATCGAGCTGCACTACAACGTCTCGAACGTGACCATCACCGGCAACACGCTCAGCGGCAACGACGGCTTCGGCTCGCTGGCCATCGGCCCGGGACAGCTGCACGTCAGCAACAACTACGCGACCCGCAACGGCCTGGCCGGCGTGGGCATGAGCGGCCAGACGCACAACTCGTCCGTGAGCAACAACAAGCTGCAGTACAACAGCACGCACTACATGTCGCCGAGCAGCTCCGGCGGCGCGGACAGCCGCGATATCCAGATCGGCAAGAAGACGTCCTCGATCTCGGTTTCCGGCAACCAGCTCACGCCCAACGGTTAA